DNA sequence from the Gemmatimonadota bacterium genome:
TGCCAACCGCCTTTAAATAAAGTAAAACACGAGATAACACGTGCGCTCTACTACTGATACGATTAAAGGGCGTTGATCCGGAGGATTATCGGCGCCGATCCCCGGAGGTGGACTTCAGTACGAGCGCGTCAGAGAGCGTAGAAAGCAACCCGGATCGTTGGCCGCGTCCCACATGCAAATCGGTGTAATTAAAGAACCACCAACCAAATCAAAAGGACAGGTGCGATGAACAATCCAAAAAGCAAACGCCCACCGGGTGAAACCGGGATGAGTTCACGGGAAATCGAGGCGTCCATCAGGCGGATCGAAGACGATCTGTATATCGGGTCGGACAACATCAAGATCCGCCTGACCAGGATCGAAGAAAAACTGGAGCATGTCGTCACCCGTGACGATCTGAAGGCGTTCGCCACACGAGATGATCTGAAGGCGTTTGTCACGCGTGATGATCTGAAGGCATACGCCACAAAGGAAGATCTGAAGGCATTTGCCACACGGGAGGATCTTGCGGGATTGAGAACGGAAATGATCACCCACACGAATACGTTGTTTCGATGGACAATCGGCGTTGTTGTTTCCTGCATGGGGGTCATCTTGACCGTAATAAAGCTAACCTGAACAAACAGAGGTCAATGGGAGGACCGCTAGACAAAATGAACCACTCAAAAAACAAACGCCGGACCGGCAATGCAGCGTCAAGTCGACGCGGAACCGCGGCGCCCATCAAGCGAATAGAAGAAAAGCTGGAGCATGTATCCACCCGAGATGACCTGAAGGCATACGCCACGCGTGATGATCTGAAGGTATTCGCCACCCGAGAAGACCTTGCAAACATGAAGATCAGTATGATCAGGTGGTCTGTGGGTAGCATGCTCGCATTGGCGGGGATTACCGTTACGGCGCTCAAATGGTTTCTGCCATAGATCGCCACTTACAATCTGAAACTGGAGGCTGTGTACATTTGATCCACGGATCCAGGCAAATACAAATAGCTCAAGGATAGATCGATGAATGATCAAAAACGCGAACGTCCAACCGGCAGTACCGGGATGAGTTCACGGGAAGTCGCGGAATCCATCAGGCGGATCGAAGACGATCTGTACTACAGTTCGGACAATATCAAGATCCGCTTGACCAGAATCGAGGAGAAACTGGAGCATGTAGCCACACGTGACGATCTGAAGGCCTTCGTCACAAGGGATGATCTGAAGGCATTCGCCACACGGGAGGATCTGAAGGCCTTCGCGACCCGTGAAGACCTGGGTGTACTGAGAATAGACATGGAGCGGATGAGAACGGACATGCTGGCTCATTCTAATACGCAATTTCGATGGACAATCGGCGTTGTCGTATCCTGCATGGGGATCATCTTGACCGTTATGAAGCTAACCTGACCGGGCAAGGCGACCATACGTCACATCTCCGCCGTGCCCACGACCGTATCCGAGAACACGACGTGTCCCCACATCTCGGGGAGGTGCATGTTGATCTCCCCCTGGGGCGACCAGACCCAGTTGTCGCAAGGAACCCCGTCTTTCTTCAGATAGCCGTCCTTGTAACGCTCGAACTCCCACTCGACCCGTGAGAAGTTGACCCGCCAGCTGTCTCCGGCTTTTGGAGGGCAGTCCACCCCGGCGTATTCGGCCATGCTGGTCCAGGGGAATGCGATTTCGGTGGACCAGCCGCGGTCCACGTCGTGGGAGCAGTTGACGGTGCCGTCGATGTGGACGGCGTGGCGCACACCTTCGAAGTCCCAGTCGTGATCGGCTTTCCCGCCCTTGCTGTAGGGCTTGGGCAGGTACAGGTCCCAGGCGGTGTTCAAGGGATTGATCTCGAACTCCATGTAGTGGTTGGTGTCCCCGTCGGGATCGATGAACACCTCGAAGTCGTTGTCGAGGCAGATGACGGAATCCCGTTTGGTCAACGTGCCCCAGACGTCCGGTTCCTCCATGTCCGCGGCGACGTAGAAATACTCGTCGTCCCACAGCATCATGGCGCGCGTACCGAAGCGCGGGATAGGCTTGAGGTCACCCTCGATGTCGACGAAGAGGTCGGTGCGGGGCGCCCGGATCCAGGACGGATCGCTCAGCTTTCCGTCGATCGCGATGGGGCCGCACGCACGGTAGCAGGTGTAGGTCTTGGGGACGATTTTTTGCGATGGCGAGTCGGACATGATGGTTCTTTCTTTTGATGTATGAAGGTGGACAAAAAGTTGCGAACTGGACGACGGGCGAACCGCGGACTCAGGTCCGTGGCTCAGGTCCGCATGCCCGACTGCGACTCGAATCCCAGCAGACGCTTCAGGGTCGGCGTCGCCCGCTCGACGACCTCGGGGCTCGCCAGCCTGAACTGGTCCTGCTGCGGCTTCATGAACGAGCGGCAGAAGAACCCCAGCAGGATCATCCGTTCCTCCCGGGTTCGATTGGCGCCGCTGCTGTGCCAGGTCGCGCCGTGGATGATGACGATATCGCCCCGGCGGGCGTCCAGCTGGATGACGTCGTCGTACGATGTCTCAGGATCGGGAGGGGTCCCGCGCTTGTAGCTTCCCGGCACAAGCCGTGTCGCCCCGTTTTCCGGCGTGAAGTCGTCGAGCACGAAAATCGTATTGGAGCAGAATGCGAACGGGGGCGCGGGCTGCGGGAATCGGCCAAGCGGAAAGTCGACGTGCAGGCCGCCGGCCGGCGCGCCGGGGCCGATGAGATTGACGGTAAAGCTGCTTAAGATACAGTCGTCGCCCAGCAGGTGTTCGTGGAGCGCAAGTACCTGGGGCAGCTGGATCATTTCCTCGTAGATGCGTCCCTTGTTGACCAGGTTCCACACCCGCTGTGCCTGCCCGTCGAAGTAGACGTGCTCCCCATCGTCTCTTTCCTGCGCGGCCAACTCGGCCGAACGATCGCGAAGGGCACCGGCCTGCTCCGGGGTCAACGCCTCTTTGAGCACGACGTAACCGTGTTCGTCGAGATGGGCTTTGGCGTCCTCCAGCTTCATCCGGGATGCTCCTCCGGGTCCATCGGCGATGCCCGAACGATTTCGAACGATCTCAAACGGCCTCGTCGGTTTCCCTTATTCGCCTTCGTACGGCACCGATATGCCTTCGACGAACTCGGGCTCGTCCATGTCGGCCGTCATGTAGACGTGGCTGCCTTTCCGATCGCTCGTGGTCCCCGCCATGTGGGCGCCGCTGGCGTCCAGGGAGATGATCTGCACGCCGCCCACGCGCTGGGAGTCCAGTTCGTTCATGTCCCGGAGTCCCTCGGCCGTGGCCTCTTCGAGCGACATGCCCATCTTCATGTAGGTCACCACGTTCCGGGCCGCGCCGGTCCGGATGGCCAGTTCTCCCGTACCCGTACATGCCGCGGCGCCGTAGCGGTTGTCCGCGAAGCCGCCCGCGCTGATGACCGGCGAATCCCCCAGCCGGCCCGGGTACTTCCATCCCCAGCCGCTCGTGCTCACGCCCACGCAGATGTCGCCATTGCCGTCCTGCGCGATGAAGTTGGTCGTGCCTCCGGCCTTCTGCGGATCGACGGCCAGGTGGCTCAGCTTCCACAGTTCTTTGGTGTGCTGGAGTTCCTCGGGGTCGTCGATCCCCAGCTGCTCGCGCACATGCTTCGCGTAGATCTCGGGCATCTCGGGGTCCACGTAGGTGCTCTTCTCGAATCCCATTTCGCTGGCGAACCGCTCCGCGCCGTCACCCACCAGGAAGACGTGGATCAGCTTCTCCATGACGCAGCGGGCGATCGAGATCGGGTGGTCGTAGCCCGTAACCGCACCCACGGCCCCCACGTCGCGCGTGCGGCCGTCCATGATGAGGGCGTCCAACTGGGGATACCCGAGGATG
Encoded proteins:
- a CDS encoding carbohydrate-binding family 9-like protein, coding for MSDSPSQKIVPKTYTCYRACGPIAIDGKLSDPSWIRAPRTDLFVDIEGDLKPIPRFGTRAMMLWDDEYFYVAADMEEPDVWGTLTKRDSVICLDNDFEVFIDPDGDTNHYMEFEINPLNTAWDLYLPKPYSKGGKADHDWDFEGVRHAVHIDGTVNCSHDVDRGWSTEIAFPWTSMAEYAGVDCPPKAGDSWRVNFSRVEWEFERYKDGYLKKDGVPCDNWVWSPQGEINMHLPEMWGHVVFSDTVVGTAEM
- a CDS encoding asparaginase — translated: MIVMATNNGDVGIRQAVAALKEGKTAVDAIEIGIREVEVHRPDRSVGLHGYPNILGYPQLDALIMDGRTRDVGAVGAVTGYDHPISIARCVMEKLIHVFLVGDGAERFASEMGFEKSTYVDPEMPEIYAKHVREQLGIDDPEELQHTKELWKLSHLAVDPQKAGGTTNFIAQDGNGDICVGVSTSGWGWKYPGRLGDSPVISAGGFADNRYGAAACTGTGELAIRTGAARNVVTYMKMGMSLEEATAEGLRDMNELDSQRVGGVQIISLDASGAHMAGTTSDRKGSHVYMTADMDEPEFVEGISVPYEGE